The sequence below is a genomic window from Lampris incognitus isolate fLamInc1 chromosome 18, fLamInc1.hap2, whole genome shotgun sequence.
TGATATAAGTCaggtacaataataataataacaggtaATAACACTAGATAACCCAGGGGGCCCAGGTTACACCCTCCATGCAACCACACCTGTCAAAGTATCATTGAGCAACATAATTAAACCCTATCTGCTTCAGGGGCACGGTACGAACCAGTCTGTCTTTTGCCCCCATCACAGATTAAAGACAGAATTCCCAAATTAGAGGCTTAACAAAGTATGTTGCATTGAAAAAAACACTCCCATTCAGAAAATCTAGTGTTCTGGCTGTTTGCATTCGGCTCTCTTACTATTGTAGGTGATGCGGGTTTTGGTGAAACACATGAGAAGATGCTTTTCTATCTCTGCTGTTGCCACATATTTTGAGCACACGGGACAGTTGAACCCTGGGGGGGAACAAAAACAAGAGGAAGTTCAGCACACAGATCTCTCTAAACTCGCTGTGTCACAATCTATAATAGAGAGaagtataggtataaaaaaaaagtgtgatgCAATGCAACTTTACACTCTCAAGTTCAAACATCTGCTGGCTCAATTACTAAAGTCTAAGTAAACTACTCGCCTACAATGCTACTTACCGTTGAGCTCAAGAACCTGCTCATTACGTTTTGATCTATCATAACTTTACTTTAGCATGCCCCTTGAGACTGTGTGTCTTAAGAAATAACTGATTCAATGATTAAATTATAATTTGACGCATTCACACAACCCCCTCAACCTTTGTCTCCTACAACCTGAGCAAAGTTTATTAGGGCAGGGGCCAGCTAACTCACAATGGAGATAAACTGACTTCATGTTTAATATTATAACATTGGCTGAAGAACAGCATGACTCACTCActcgcacacacgtacacacacccccacaaacacacacgcatgcatgcatgcatgcatgcacataaacacacctcatgtgtctgtatgaggcGAGAAAATAGGCCAAGCCTGTAAATATTGAGTTGGCCCCTAACAATTGCACTGTCAGGACCACGTATATCTATGAAGCAAAGGTTATCAGTAATCAGGTAAATCACGATTGGACGTTAACATGATGAGAGCTGTATCTGTGCTGTAGAACAGTGGCGGCCAGCTTTGATGTGAACTGCATCGTTGAAGGGGAAGAAAATTGGGCCAAGGTCATTTCCAAccgctcaagtgacctctatgcTCATCCGACAGGGATGTAATGAAATGCATAAAATACAAGAGACTTATGTTTCCGGCATTAGCAGATGTTTTCATATCGGCGGGACACTACAGGTGCTGGGAAAAAAACGTGTTTAAATCAATTTAAATGCTGACACACGTGTTTGCTATATAGCTGGAGCTCAATTGGGGTTTTATACCTTTCAGAGGAAATGTATCTGTAGTCTGGGCACACAACCCACCACCAGTTTAGGAACTGCTGCAGAGTAGTGGCTGAGCAGACTCAAGCAGTTTGTCTCCTAGCTAAGAATGTAaaaacagtttgtgtgtgtgtgtgtgtttcaaggcAAGGCAATGTGTAACCAGCAGGAAACTCTTATCTGCTGACCTACTTATGTTCTCTTCCTTCTCAGCACCACTCAAACACGCCAGTATTACAACACACGGAGAGGCAGGGAGCCATCTGAGAGAGGAAATGTGCACCGAACTGTGGTTACAATGTCAAATGTCAGCAATTATCGAATAGTCTATGTgggacaacagcagcagcaacaacaacaaaaaaatgtggTTACACGTTAGATGTTacggttccagcatgttgcctgTAATCAGCTCAAGGCTATTTATTTGACTGTTGTCAGCCTGACTTACCTCCGAGCAGGTGAGGGGAAAGGTGGGCCGGTAGGGATCCTATTAGCAACCTGTGCTCTCCAAGAGACACTTCTCCTTCTCCTGGTGTGCCATCCAGACTTGAATTGAGTCCATGTGATCCTGACCTGCCGCTGGTCGGTATGTCGACGCCAGAGCTGGTCGCCCGTCCACTCGTGTATCTAATTCGGGGCCCATCGGGCCCATTGGTGTACCTGAATCCAGCGACTCCTTCTCCTCCGTTTGAGTTTCCAGACGGGAGGTCTGAACTGGAATAAGCCCGAGTTCTACCGTCAAAAACCGGGCTGCTCTGTTTGGCACCCATGTTGTTTTGGACAGAACTTCTCGAATAACACTCTTGAGGTCAACTTATCTGCGTCTCATGGTTAGAGAGTGACCGGAAGAGTTGACATCAACGATGAAACACGGGACAAAGGAAGACAACGCACTACGCACACGCTCCGGTGTCCGAAAGTTTCATGGCGCACTACGCGCACAAAGTGCGCACTCGTTGACTTAAACTACGAAGCGATCGCGTAACAAGATCTGAAAAAAAAGAGAGgatctgatccccccccccctcgataaACACCggagaaaatgcccccccccccgatttcaaCGTATTCCAAAGTAATTACCTGAACCCAGCGTTAACGCCCGTCtaagtttggtttgtttttgtgggTTGAGTCGCGTACGGTTGCCCCTGACAGAAAGCAGGGATTgccctcctccctgtcaggtggcgGCGTGACGTCAGACACGGTGACGTGACATCCGCAGGCTCTCGGCTCCCACTGGTAACTGTCATGTGACGGATGTGCCGCGCcgctgtatttatttattatcccgatgtaaacaacaccaacaaGCACGCAGCCACCCGTTCACACAGTTTATTGAATAATTTCACATGTACTGAAGGGACAAACATAAAACCACACAGCATTAGAAACACAGGAataggcaataaaaagacaaaacATTTCCAAGCCAAAGTAAACACGGTTAAAGATAAACCATTGAAACACATCTGTACGTGATGCCGTAGGATCAAGTGGTTGAAAGCAATGGGGCTAAAGCAGTGCACTGGTTGTGACATACGCACGCTCCATAAGATTATAAATACAGGCAGGCAGAGGTTGGCTGACAACAAAGTATTTGCATCTCCCCGCAATGTCAGTCAGGATCGGGATGTGTACATAGGAATTTAAATCTCGGGAAATAGTGGACCAAGAAATCTTAAAAACAAACATTCACAAAAAGGATAGCAGATATTAAATCATCGGTAGTCAGTTTAAGCTCACATCCTACGTGCCTGTCATGTACACATCTGGCAGGTTGGGGTGGTGGGGCTAACCTGCAGGACTGGGAGGTTAACCTGCAGGGCAGGGAGGTTAACCTGCAGGACTGGGAGGTTAACCTGCAGGACTGGGGGGTTAACCTGCAGGGAGGTtaacctgcaggatagggaggTTAACTTGCAGGGCAGGGAGGTTAACCTGCAGGACTGGGAGACTAACCTGGAGGGACTCGGAAGTTATCAGTGTCAGTTAAAAGGATATAATGGAAAGGTAGGAACCACTGTATGAGGGGGAAACTGGATCACCACAGCAAGGAAGGTCTCTGTGCTAAGCTGGAGCATGGACCTCGGTTTGTTATGGTGACAGTCTACCCAGTTATCGTTTTAATAATGTCGACAAAACTCCAGCATAAATTGACATGAATGTTGTGAAATGTGTAAGTATGATGCACACTGACAGGTGCGGTATAccatctggagaaaaaaaaaatcaagatctACAATGCTGTGACGCTGTCCATTTGGTTAATTCCGTGTGGGTTTTGTCGATAACTTGGATTGCTATGAAAATCGTGTCAGCAGAGCTGTACGACAATTCAGTTTGGGTACAGTAAAGCAGGACAACATGAATTATGGGCCTTCGAGAGCTTTTCACATACATCAACATTAACAAATAGGTTCTTTAATTATGGGATAGCGCCTTCTTTGTTTCTAATTTGTAAGGAACCAGTCAGCCGTTCCTTCCttaccctttttttttaaacctacaTCAGTACAATCCTACCTTACATGTGTTCTAAATTAAACACGCAGCTACAACCAGGCAGGCGGTTTTCACATTCGTCTTTCATCTGTCTTGTGCCTCCGTCAACGTGCAGGCAGAAAAACTGGGTTATCTGCCACATTCATCTCAAAAGTCATGGGGAAAGTGAGAAATGTAGTAACTTGGTGAGATGGTCTGCATAACAAAGCCAGCTGAGGCTGATGATAATATTGCTGTATTGTAGAATTTTAACTAACCGGATGGTGAATTATCAAGATAAATTTGCATTGTACGTGGTAACTGGTCAGGTAGCCCAGTTGTTtgaactgagtgtgtgtgtgtgtgtgtgtgcgtgcgtgcgtgcgtgcgtgtgtgtgtgtgtgtgtgtgtgtgtgtgtgtgtgcgcatacgtgtttctgtgtgtctgtaaACAGGTAGCAACAAAGTGCACTGTTTTGGGAAGCAAAGCCACTGAGACATTCAAAAACATAGTGGTGCATTTTCAGTTGGTTGAACCCTGTGTGtgggtgtttctgtctgtctgtctgtctgtttgcatgtatgtctgcctgtctgcatgtctgtctgtctgtctgcatgtctgtctgtctgtctgtctgtctgtctgtctgtctgcatgtctgtctgtctgtctgtctgtctgtctgtcggtggctgtgtctatgtatgtgttagGGCAGTTGTGCCAAAGGAGTGTGTAGACTACTTGTTGAGTGTTTGAGCCTAAGGGCCAGTCATATACAGGGGATTCTAGCCCAACCGCCGACCTCCTCCTGAACCATCACTGCTGGCTGACCCCCATCTGCTGGTGATCTGCCCCCGGTTCCCCATCCACGTCAGCATGGTAATGCTCAAAACTGTCATCGTCTATGTCTGGGAGACCCAGGAGCTACCAAAAAAAGAGGGGAGAGGAGATGACATGTCAGAGAcaatgtgattggctgaaacgaTGATGCTATGGTATGAGCTATGGATGTGTATGTCTGAGAAAGAGAGCTGACGACAGCAGGCAGAGATAACTGAGTTGCACTTTTAACAAAGCATTCCAATGGATTGTGGTtcctatagtttttttttttttttttttttggcaagcaCTCCTGCTGGGGTCCTTACAGGTCTGAAGGCAGTGAAGACCTTCTCCAACACCTCCAGAAGAGTCTTCTTCCCACAAGAGGAGATGTAGTCCTGGGCCAACTGTAAGAAGGGAAGGCAGTCTTCACTCTCACTCCATACGTGCTATgtgcgtgcaaacacacacacacacacacaaacagtgagagagagtgagagagagacagagattaaCAAACCATATTAAATTGAATAATATAATATTGAACAATAGGCCTTTATCAAGTTGTGTGCTGTTGCCACACGTTGATTTTTCAGTGCAGTGTGCCGTGTGGTTGCAGGTGGTGAAGTTAGCCAATAAAGCAAAGAAACAGCTTGGTCAGGAACGGTGCCACACAGAAAGTGGAACACAATAATTACACCCAGATAAAAAGAAAACTCTTCAAGGGCAGGAGGCCAAGAATCTTTTGTGCGTACAGTTTCAGTTGACAGtacatgccgtgtgtgtgtgtgtgtgtgtatgtgagcatgTGCTGTGCACATGTGAAAACCCACGCACATACTTTACAACTGACAGtagtttcccaccacagacagaaTACAGCGGATTAACAGTCGTCCCATTATCGCAAAGTCAAGCGAGGTGGCATTTGATATGTTACCGAGCCGCGCTCAGTTTTGCCCAGTTTGACAAATTAGCTTAAAAACAGTTTGGTTTGCAAATAGTTCAAGCATAAACTGCGGTGACTGGTGTCTAATGCGCTCCATAAAATTAAACAGATTGAGCAAATTAGCTGAGTAATATCAACCAGCATGCGAATGTTGGTTGTAAATATTCTTGATACAATGCAGCTTCCTCGGTTTTCATTTCAAGTTGTCAGCGTAGAAACTCTTGCGAGGAGTGGTCACCAGTTGTTACTCCATTTTTTTTCGGTGGGCTTTAATAGGGGGTCTTAGGTCATGCCATTAAATTTATAAAGGATTAcaattgcaacaacacatcatctgtGGGGAATAATAAAGTGGTCCCACAATGGACTCACTGTGTCATCGGAAGGGAAACAGCAGGCAAAATAGCTGTTGCTTGGTGTAAAAGATGTTATTGCGCCTTCTAGTGGTAAAACGGAGTGATGCTTTTGGTATCCACAGCCAAGTTTGATGAAAAAAGGCACCTATGTTGTGAGGCAAACtaggagtgtgtgcgtgtgagaatgTTCATACTTgtgtatgtatgggtgtgtgtgtgtgtgtatgtgtgtggcagagagagagagagagagagagagagagagagagagagagagagagagagagagagagagagagagagagagagagcaagagcaagagagagataagACGCCCCCTGCTGACATCAGTATAAACTGAACTGACCATGGGTAACTTGATCTCCAGAGTCCTGCAGACCGCTATTCAACCTGATTATCTACTACCTTTTGAGCTCATTGCAGGCAGAGTGTTTATGtgggatacatatatatatatatatatatatatatatatatatatatagagagagagagagagagagagagagagagagagagagagagagagagagagagagagagagagagagagagagaggtctacaCTCtatcagacagaaagagaaactaAAATGAGACCTCCGCCCCTTGCATCCAGGCTGCTGCCCAAAATAAGAACGGGTCCTTTGTCTGACTTGATTTGGTTAATTTTTGTCACGTTTTCTCGTCTATCCAAGTCAAGTCCGTTTTGAATCTGCCCCGGTCTGCTTTGTTTCTTTCCTGTTGCAAAGCGGATGAGGTCTCTCGTACACATGCTATCTCTGACATGATCTGTTATTGGCAGACTGGGCGACCTATGGTTAAGAATCCAATGTAGTTCCGCTATTGGCCTCTGTCACCGTGCGTAAGTGACGGCGGGGTGGGACTGGACACGGGAGCCTCAGGCCCACAGACAATAAATAATATGAGGCCTTTATACCCGGAGGCCCGCTGCCTCCTCCTGGAGTAGCATGCTACGCTGGTTCAGCGGGGTAATCGGCACTCTCTCCGCCGATGTCCCCGCGCCTCTTTAATGCAGATGGGAGTGAAAGAAGGGACGCCAAACAGCGATGACATCATCATCTCAACTCCTGCTGTGCGCACACTGACGCATCCTCGCGTCCCACTTGAATTCACTAATCAAAtgcgcccccccccaccaccaccaccaccgctctcgctctctcatacaCGCGCGCGCACGGACGCACGTATttacgcacgcacatacacgcacatacacacttgGGCCTGCGAGACACTTACGAAATTGTCGGTGCCGTCAGTCAAATTATCGGGACACAGCACATAGAAGGAGATCCCGGGCTCTGCGTAAAAGTCCAGCCGCCTCTCGTCGTCCTCCTCTGCGAAGATGAGGTCGAACGGGTTACCGGAGCACCATTTCTCCGCTGCCTCCACCAGCTGCTTGAACTCCATCCTCCGTTAGCCTCGCTTTCCAGGTCTGCGGGGGTCCGTGGCTCCGGCGTTGTCTTCCTCGCCCTCGCGGTGATGCTCAAGACAAAAACAGCTGACAAGACAGCAACAGCCTACCGCATCCTCTAAAGCGTCGTTTGCATGGCTACGGGTGTAAGGATAGAGTATAGGCGCATAGCCCTACCGGATTCAGTATCCAGCCGCTCTCAGACCCCCATCCTTTTCTCCCGTTATGAGATCAGCCCATCGGTCGCATACGCACGCTGCCAGCAACGTTCACGCCCGCTCCAAAACGCGATGACGAAAAGTAAA
It includes:
- the LOC130128629 gene encoding E3 ubiquitin-protein ligase znrf2-like — protein: MGAKQSSPVFDGRTRAYSSSDLPSGNSNGGEGVAGFRYTNGPDGPRIRYTSGRATSSGVDIPTSGRSGSHGLNSSLDGTPGEGEVSLGEHRLLIGSLPAHLSPHLLGGFNCPVCSKYVATAEIEKHLLMCFTKTRITYNKDILSKDSGECAICLEDLEQGDTIARLPCLCIYHKGCIDEWFEVNRSCPEHPSD
- the mturn gene encoding maturin isoform X1, producing the protein MEFKQLVEAAEKWCSGNPFDLIFAEEDDERRLDFYAEPGISFYVLCPDNLTDGTDNFHVWSESEDCLPFLQLAQDYISSCGKKTLLEVLEKVFTAFRPLLGLPDIDDDSFEHYHADVDGEPGADHQQMGVSQQ
- the mturn gene encoding maturin isoform X2, whose amino-acid sequence is MEFKQLVEAAEKWCSGNPFDLIFAEEDDERRLDFYAEPGISFYVLCPDNLTDGTDNFLAQDYISSCGKKTLLEVLEKVFTAFRPLLGLPDIDDDSFEHYHADVDGEPGADHQQMGVSQQ